The Ancylobacter sp. WKF20 genome contains a region encoding:
- a CDS encoding sugar ABC transporter substrate-binding protein → MPFRAMKNCVLGAVAAATVMAAVPAFALDIAWVHSNAAAQSEQRVKAGFQAWLKETGKSDWRVAYLDSGGSGEKTAANIQDAASRGVGAIIISMADLRASSAAIKEAVAQKIPIFTVDSGSVDGTLVDVTTNNWAMSATVSPFFLNELGKNPKIIFLRMAEHHGTRKRGETMATVLKEYPDVKVLAEHNIDYTAFFEDTTRTMQDYVTRFGDQIDGVWAPWDEPAQAALNALKAGGNTHAKVIGIDGHPQAIAEVCKPGSQMIATISQPFEKMGAQTGEWIEDIVVEKKPAADVIPSKVVYLDAPLVTKANCKDFLPK, encoded by the coding sequence ATGCCATTCCGAGCAATGAAGAACTGCGTCCTCGGCGCTGTCGCCGCCGCGACCGTGATGGCGGCGGTGCCGGCCTTCGCGCTGGACATCGCCTGGGTGCATTCCAACGCTGCCGCCCAGTCCGAGCAGCGCGTGAAGGCCGGCTTCCAGGCCTGGCTGAAGGAGACCGGCAAGTCCGACTGGCGCGTCGCCTATCTCGACAGCGGCGGCTCCGGCGAGAAGACCGCCGCCAACATCCAGGATGCCGCCTCGCGCGGCGTCGGCGCCATCATCATCTCCATGGCCGATCTGCGGGCGTCCTCGGCCGCGATCAAGGAAGCCGTGGCGCAGAAGATCCCGATCTTCACCGTCGACAGCGGGTCGGTTGACGGCACGCTGGTGGACGTGACCACCAACAATTGGGCGATGAGCGCCACGGTCTCGCCCTTCTTCCTCAACGAGCTCGGCAAGAACCCGAAGATCATCTTCCTGCGCATGGCCGAGCATCACGGCACCCGCAAGCGCGGCGAGACCATGGCGACCGTGCTGAAGGAATACCCGGACGTGAAGGTGCTGGCCGAGCACAATATCGACTACACCGCCTTCTTCGAGGACACGACGCGCACGATGCAGGACTATGTGACCCGCTTCGGCGACCAGATCGACGGCGTGTGGGCGCCGTGGGACGAGCCGGCCCAGGCGGCGCTGAACGCGCTGAAGGCGGGCGGCAACACCCACGCCAAGGTCATCGGCATTGACGGCCACCCGCAGGCGATCGCCGAGGTCTGCAAGCCCGGCAGCCAGATGATCGCCACCATCAGCCAGCCCTTCGAGAAGATGGGCGCGCAGACCGGCGAATGGATCGAGGACATCGTGGTCGAGAAGAAGCCGGCCGCCGACGTCATTCCCTCCAAGGTCGTCTATCTCGACGCCCCGCTCGTCACCAAGGCGAACTGCAAGGACTTCCTCCCGAAGTGA
- a CDS encoding sugar ABC transporter ATP-binding protein, whose amino-acid sequence MAIELTDIIMDYPGTRALDRVSVAFRTDEVHGLIGENGAGKTTLVSILGGSRLPSEGRMTLDGEEVRLTSPGEALARGIAHVSQEGSLVPSLTGAENILLGNEPRYPGGIVRRGALRDQARALMARWFPDLTIDLDQPVETLPYADQKIIEIVRALRGRIRVLILDEPTATLPAREKERLWAIIRRLPAQGVGVVLISHFLSEIIALSDRITVLRDGRLIRTFPAAGASEGELTALMLQRGHGPSDGAERDRRGGALGAPVVEVSNWRIPEAEVGAFHIRAGEIVGLIGLTGSGHFAFARSLYDAPDLIGGTLRLGGEVMPQVTAHAMRRRGVAFIPDHRMIHSLIGEWSARENLAMVHPEAGAFGALGILSPRRESAEARAVMARLSVKASSTEQAVGELSGGNKQKISIGKWLYGAKGRYRLMIFVEPTEGVDIGAKREIHALLRGLAAEGTAILVASSDLIEIAELSTRVVSFVNGQALGDLAWPNFSEQSFIAAMSGARA is encoded by the coding sequence ATGGCCATCGAACTCACCGATATCATCATGGACTATCCCGGCACGCGGGCGCTCGACCGCGTCAGCGTCGCCTTTCGCACGGATGAGGTCCATGGCCTGATCGGCGAGAACGGCGCCGGCAAGACCACGCTGGTCTCCATTCTTGGCGGCAGCCGCCTGCCCAGCGAGGGCCGGATGACGCTCGACGGCGAGGAGGTTCGCCTTACCTCGCCGGGCGAGGCGCTGGCGCGCGGCATCGCCCATGTCTCGCAGGAAGGCAGCCTCGTGCCCAGCCTCACCGGCGCGGAGAACATCCTGCTCGGCAACGAGCCGCGCTACCCCGGTGGCATCGTCCGGCGCGGTGCGCTGCGCGATCAGGCTCGCGCGCTGATGGCGCGCTGGTTCCCTGACCTCACCATCGACCTCGACCAGCCGGTCGAGACGCTGCCCTATGCCGACCAGAAGATCATCGAGATCGTCCGCGCGCTGCGCGGGCGCATCCGCGTCCTCATTCTCGACGAGCCGACCGCGACGCTGCCCGCGCGCGAGAAGGAGCGGCTCTGGGCGATCATCCGCCGCCTGCCGGCGCAGGGCGTCGGCGTCGTGCTGATCAGCCATTTCCTCTCCGAGATCATCGCGCTGTCCGACCGCATCACCGTGCTGCGCGACGGGCGCCTGATCCGCACCTTCCCGGCCGCCGGGGCGAGCGAGGGCGAACTGACGGCGCTAATGCTCCAGCGCGGGCACGGCCCCTCCGATGGCGCCGAGCGGGACCGGCGGGGCGGGGCCCTCGGCGCGCCGGTTGTCGAGGTCTCGAACTGGCGGATCCCGGAAGCCGAGGTCGGCGCCTTCCACATTCGGGCCGGCGAGATCGTCGGCCTCATCGGCCTCACCGGCTCCGGCCATTTCGCCTTCGCCCGCTCGCTCTATGACGCGCCGGACCTTATCGGCGGCACGCTGCGCCTCGGCGGCGAGGTCATGCCGCAGGTCACCGCGCATGCGATGCGCCGGCGCGGTGTCGCCTTCATCCCCGACCACCGCATGATCCACTCGCTGATCGGCGAGTGGAGCGCGCGCGAGAACCTCGCCATGGTGCATCCCGAGGCCGGCGCCTTCGGGGCGCTCGGCATCCTCAGCCCGCGCCGCGAGAGCGCCGAGGCGCGCGCGGTGATGGCACGCCTGTCCGTCAAGGCCTCCTCGACCGAGCAGGCGGTGGGCGAGCTCTCCGGCGGCAACAAGCAGAAGATTTCCATCGGCAAATGGCTCTACGGCGCCAAGGGCCGCTACCGCCTTATGATTTTCGTCGAGCCCACAGAGGGCGTCGACATCGGCGCCAAGCGCGAGATCCACGCTTTGCTGCGCGGCCTCGCCGCCGAGGGCACGGCGATCCTTGTCGCCTCTTCCGACCTTATCGAGATCGCGGAGCTCTCCACCCGCGTCGTATCCTTCGTCAACGGGCAAGCCCTCGGAGACCTCGCATGGCCCAACTTCTCGGAACAGAGCTTCATCGCGGCGATGTCGGGGGCGCGGGCATGA
- a CDS encoding ABC transporter permease: MSAPAATPRTGETARQRKQLFLRYSTLVVLVLLFIGFSLGVDRFLTTSNLLNILQQISMLTIVAIGLTFGFAAREMDLSVGFMAGLAGLIAPTLLVAGWSLPVALAAGLGAGLAVGLVNALLVTIVGVPSLIATLAMGSILFGVNFLLSGGRAIYGGLPDSYLVLGQGRLFGIPVLAFIMFGAVILAWFVMERTIVGRYIYAVGGNLKAAELSGIRGRRYRQLALVICSLFAATAGILLSARLGSGQPNAGQDYLLDGLATVFIGMTMFRPGTATIAGTFFGALFIGVINNGLNLIGLDTYIQSIVKGVIIIVAVAIVSRTTKLKLL, translated from the coding sequence ATGAGTGCACCCGCCGCGACGCCGCGCACCGGGGAAACCGCCCGCCAGCGCAAGCAGCTCTTCCTGCGCTATTCGACGCTGGTCGTGCTCGTGCTGCTGTTCATCGGCTTCTCGCTGGGTGTCGACCGCTTCCTGACCACCTCGAACCTGCTGAACATTCTCCAGCAGATCTCGATGCTGACCATCGTCGCCATCGGCCTCACCTTCGGCTTCGCCGCGCGGGAGATGGACCTGTCGGTCGGCTTCATGGCGGGGCTTGCCGGCCTCATCGCGCCGACCCTGCTGGTGGCCGGCTGGTCGCTGCCGGTCGCGCTCGCCGCCGGGCTGGGGGCGGGCCTCGCCGTGGGTCTCGTCAACGCCCTGCTGGTGACGATTGTCGGCGTGCCCTCGCTCATCGCCACCCTCGCCATGGGATCGATCCTGTTCGGCGTGAACTTCCTGCTCTCCGGCGGGCGGGCGATCTATGGCGGCCTGCCCGACAGCTATCTGGTGCTCGGGCAGGGGCGGCTCTTCGGCATCCCGGTGCTCGCCTTCATCATGTTCGGCGCGGTGATCCTCGCCTGGTTCGTCATGGAGCGCACCATTGTCGGGCGCTACATCTATGCGGTGGGCGGCAACCTGAAAGCCGCCGAGCTTTCCGGCATTCGCGGCCGGCGCTACCGCCAGCTCGCGCTGGTGATCTGCAGCCTGTTCGCGGCCACCGCCGGCATCCTGCTCTCGGCCCGCCTCGGCTCCGGCCAGCCCAATGCCGGGCAGGACTATCTGCTCGACGGCCTCGCCACCGTGTTCATCGGCATGACCATGTTCCGGCCGGGCACGGCGACCATCGCCGGCACCTTCTTCGGCGCGCTGTTCATCGGCGTCATCAATAACGGGCTGAACCTCATTGGCCTCGACACCTACATCCAGAGCATCGTGAAGGGCGTCATCATCATCGTCGCCGTCGCGATCGTCTCCCGCACCACCAAGCTGAAGCTCCTCTGA